In Arachis hypogaea cultivar Tifrunner chromosome 2, arahy.Tifrunner.gnm2.J5K5, whole genome shotgun sequence, a genomic segment contains:
- the LOC112720803 gene encoding low affinity inorganic phosphate transporter 3-like isoform X1, with product MAQPGWLENFDLASAQKRYQILATMLIVGLQFACAFGNFSVLAFVPLRDPIEPGSYHPRLVLLFNLVGSVASGIFSDKFGRKMAFDIILMVLMAVCFLYFSGIVVSFMFFIVIIAFLGGATSTVGAIFISETMANKMNRGSLIARQFLGELFGQLVSMITIIISSSSVSQKYKDYYFTFNNRWMSVVVATATMMVAGYTYLFWVKRIPESPRYTYFVWNNSRKAASDAKRLLIREVTNGEEEEATVLQNLTFGLFSWEFYNLHGWHLLGVTATSFVNGINYLTQLLFLNLIFHQYALLVPPSKPELLLFLAMLMTVTTVLGFLCQVFLIDRINRFCILFACFCIKAVLMVLVLLETPWKKKDNITELCVYYVLCNIIYNFANATNFVVAAEIFPTRMRGTCHGITVAGNRLGLFLAIICLFVAGHYFQLILGFLACINVIPGIAASFLVKESKGKTLEDASNEHGLE from the coding sequence ATGGCACAACCAGGATggcttgaaaattttgatttggcCTCGGCTCAAAAAAGATACCAAATCCTTGCTACTATGCTTATTGTTGGACTTCAATTCGCTTGCGCCTTTGGAAACTTTAGTGTTCTTGCCTTCGTACCCTTGAGAGATCCTATCGAACCAGGTTCTTATCATCCTCGACTTGTACTTTTGTTTAACTTAGTAGGATCTGTTGCATCTGGGATTTTCAGTGATAAGTTTGGAAGAAAAATGGCTTTCGATATCATTCTCATGGTGCTCATGGCGGTctgtttcttatatttttctggtATAGTGGTCTCTTTTATGTTCTTTATAGTCATTATTGCTTTTCTTGGGGGTGCTACATCCACCGTTGGCGCGATATTCATTTCCGAAACGATGGCAAACAAAATGAACCGCGGAAGCCTCATTGCAAGGCAATTTCTTGGAGAACTGTTTGGCCAGTTAGTTTCCATGATAACGATAATCATCTCATCTTCATCTGTCAGCCAGAAATACAAGGACTACTACTTTACTTTCAACAACCGCTGGATGTCTGTGGTAGTGGCAACGGCGACCATGATGGTGGCCGGGTATACGTACCTCTTCTGGGTTAAGAGGATACCTGAGAGCCCTCGCTACACATACTTTGTTTGGAACAACTCAAGAAAGGCTGCTTCAGACGCGAAGAGGCTACTAATTCGTGAAGTAACAAACGGAGAGGAGGAAGAAGCTACTGTTTTGCAAAACCTAACCTTTGGTTTATTTAGCTGGGAATTTTATAATCTCCATGGCTGGCACTTGTTGGGAGTCACCGCTACTTCTTTTGTAAACGGCATTAACTACCTCACTCAGCTGTTATTTCTAAACTTGATTTTCCACCAGTATGCTTTGTTGGTCCCTCCTTCTAAACCGGAATTGCTTTTGTTTTTGGCTATGCTGATGACTGTGACTACTGTTCTTGGCTTCTTGTGCCAGGTTTTCTTAATTGATCGCATCAACCGTTTCTGTATCCTGTTTGCATGTTTCTGCATCAAGGCTGTGTTAATGGTACTTGTTCTACTAGaaactccatggaagaagaaAGATAACATCACCGAGCTTTGTGTGTATTATGTTCTTTGCAACATCATCTACAATTTTGCAAATGCAACTAATTTCGTTGTGGCTGCCGAGATCTTTCCAACAAGGATGAGGGGAACTTGCCATGGTATAACAGTTGCTGGTAATAGGCTTGGACTATTTCTTGCTATAATTTGCTTATTTGTTGCAGGTCATTATTTTCAGCTGATTTTAGGTTTTCTTGCTTGCATCAATGTGATTCCTGGAATTGCGGCGTCCTTCTTGGTGAAGGAATCAAAGGGGAAAACCCTAGAAGATGCGAGCAACGAGCACGGATTAGAGTAA
- the LOC112720803 gene encoding low affinity inorganic phosphate transporter 3-like isoform X2, producing the protein MAQPGWLENFDLASAQKRYQILATMLIVGLQFACAFGNFSVLAFVPLRDPIEPGSYHPRLVLLFNLVGSVASGIFSDKFGRKMAFDIILMVLMAVCFLYFSGIVVSFMFFIVIIAFLGGATSTVGAIFISETMANKMNRGSLIARQFLGELFGQLVSMITIIISSSSVSQKYKDYYFTFNNRWMSVVVATATMMVAGYTYLFWVKRIPESPRYTYFVWNNSRKAASDAKRLLIREVTNGEEEEATVLQNLTFGLFSWEFYNLHGWHLLGVTATSFVNGINYLTQLLFLNLIFHQYALLVPPSKPELLLFLAMLMTVTTVLGFLCQVFLIDRINRFCILFACFCIKAVLMVLVLLETPWKKKDNITELCVYYVLCNIIYNFANATNFVVAAEIFPTRMRGTCHGITVAGIKGENPRRCEQRARIRVIS; encoded by the exons ATGGCACAACCAGGATggcttgaaaattttgatttggcCTCGGCTCAAAAAAGATACCAAATCCTTGCTACTATGCTTATTGTTGGACTTCAATTCGCTTGCGCCTTTGGAAACTTTAGTGTTCTTGCCTTCGTACCCTTGAGAGATCCTATCGAACCAGGTTCTTATCATCCTCGACTTGTACTTTTGTTTAACTTAGTAGGATCTGTTGCATCTGGGATTTTCAGTGATAAGTTTGGAAGAAAAATGGCTTTCGATATCATTCTCATGGTGCTCATGGCGGTctgtttcttatatttttctggtATAGTGGTCTCTTTTATGTTCTTTATAGTCATTATTGCTTTTCTTGGGGGTGCTACATCCACCGTTGGCGCGATATTCATTTCCGAAACGATGGCAAACAAAATGAACCGCGGAAGCCTCATTGCAAGGCAATTTCTTGGAGAACTGTTTGGCCAGTTAGTTTCCATGATAACGATAATCATCTCATCTTCATCTGTCAGCCAGAAATACAAGGACTACTACTTTACTTTCAACAACCGCTGGATGTCTGTGGTAGTGGCAACGGCGACCATGATGGTGGCCGGGTATACGTACCTCTTCTGGGTTAAGAGGATACCTGAGAGCCCTCGCTACACATACTTTGTTTGGAACAACTCAAGAAAGGCTGCTTCAGACGCGAAGAGGCTACTAATTCGTGAAGTAACAAACGGAGAGGAGGAAGAAGCTACTGTTTTGCAAAACCTAACCTTTGGTTTATTTAGCTGGGAATTTTATAATCTCCATGGCTGGCACTTGTTGGGAGTCACCGCTACTTCTTTTGTAAACGGCATTAACTACCTCACTCAGCTGTTATTTCTAAACTTGATTTTCCACCAGTATGCTTTGTTGGTCCCTCCTTCTAAACCGGAATTGCTTTTGTTTTTGGCTATGCTGATGACTGTGACTACTGTTCTTGGCTTCTTGTGCCAGGTTTTCTTAATTGATCGCATCAACCGTTTCTGTATCCTGTTTGCATGTTTCTGCATCAAGGCTGTGTTAATGGTACTTGTTCTACTAGaaactccatggaagaagaaAGATAACATCACCGAGCTTTGTGTGTATTATGTTCTTTGCAACATCATCTACAATTTTGCAAATGCAACTAATTTCGTTGTGGCTGCCGAGATCTTTCCAACAAGGATGAGGGGAACTTGCCATGGTATAACAGTTGCTG GAATCAAAGGGGAAAACCCTAGAAGATGCGAGCAACGAGCACGGATTAGAGTAATTTCCTAA